Within Lolium rigidum isolate FL_2022 chromosome 5, APGP_CSIRO_Lrig_0.1, whole genome shotgun sequence, the genomic segment TCATACGTCTTTCGCCGTGGCAAGGCCAGTAAATGGAACCATCCACCAGTGAACCAACCTTGAACTTCAGGCTATTGTTTCCACCGATATCCACCCAGGGATGGATGACCCAATCCCGCTTCTCCGACGAGAAGATGACAGCACGAACCCTCCGCTGATAGTTGCAGACGCAGATTACCCGAAAGAAGCAGGGGTTCTCATCGGAGGACTGCAGGTGGAAACCAGCTACACAGAAATTGCGGCGGCTCTCAGCTGCGATACCGCGGGGCGACGGAAGGATGTCCACGGCCCAGGTCATGGGGTTCAGGGTAGCGAGGGATAGATGATTGTTATCCATCTTGTTCCATAGGAGGATGTAACCGTCGCGGCAGTCGGCGACACTCCAACCCGAGATCGAGTGTGGgagggaagtgaggaagaagtcGCCGCGGCGAAGGGCGGCGGCAACATCGTAATCGGAGAGGCGCAGGGGGACGAAGAAGGGGCTGGTGGAGCCGTTTAATTCGAGGAAGAGGCCGATGAGGGGCGCCTGGTGGAGAGCACGGAACAAGCGGCGGAAGGCAGGGGAGAAGCGGACGGCGCCGAGCCATGAGCGGCAGGTGAGCGCGGCGCGGACGAGGGCCGGTAGGTCCGGCAGGCGGAGGAAGATCTCGAGAAGGTCGTCGTCACTGAGGGAGGATATGGTGGtagcggtggaggtggcgggggCGGTGATGGCGTTGGGGGtggttgtggttgtggtggagACGGTAgtggtggttgtggtggtggtggtaccgTTGGCGGAGACGGTAGTGAtggttgcggtggtggtggtgccgtTGGCGGCGGTAGTGGTGGTAGTGGCAGTGGTGGTCGTGGACAGATCCGACGAAGAtttcggcggcggcgccgccagcaGTTCACTGGCCATTGTTGTTTCTGCTCGAGTGAGAGAGCTTCTGGATCCCTAACTTGAAAGGCCTCGTGTCTTGCGTGTATAGAGAGTGTACGCAGGGCCCAAAGTCCATAAGAGTTGTGTAGTTGCATAGTCGCATAGAGTGTACGCAGGCTTAAAGTCCATTAAGACGCTGCTTCCTTTCAGCCCAACTGAGTATCCAAGTGTCCGTTTAGCTTGTATACCGCAATAATGCTTTGAGAAAAAACCAGTGTCCATACCCTTTGCAGAACTACGACTCTAGTAGCGTGTCAATATGTCATGCCCCTCGTCTTCGAGCTTGGTCGCGTTGGGTATATGCAAATATATGTGGTTagtttgttagatgtatatatctgtatattatagTTTCTTCCTATGTTATggagctttctgcatatgtgcacctgtacatgtactatatattgtggcctttggcccccttgtaatacaacacgcatattgCCCTAAAATGGTATGAGAGCAAAATTGGTCCTCTAGTCTAGTACGTGTTCAGCCTCTTCTCTGATCTTCTTCGCCGCCCGTCCCGTGCTGGCGCCGATCCGCGCGTGGCCGTGCTCCTCCGATCTCCCGGCCCGATCCCGCGCGTGGTCGATCTCGCGCGTGCTTTCCGCGGCCGCGTCGATCCGCCAGCCGCCGCTCCGTGCTCTCTACCAGCCGCCGCGCGTGGCCCCGCTCTCTGCCAGCCGCGTCGATCCGCCAGTCGCCGCGCGTGCTTTCCGCGCCCGCGTCCTGCTCCCGCGCGTGGCTGCCGCGCGTGGCGTGCTCCCTGCCCCGATCCGATTTCTCTTGCCCCTGCTCTCTCCCTGCCCCGATCCGATTTCTCTGGTCCCTGCTCCGATCGATAGATCTGGTTTCTCTTCTTCGTCCGCTCGCCGCCTGCTTCAGCTCCGGTTTCTCTCCTGCAGTTGACTTGAtctaaaaacaaaaagaaaaaaagaaaaaaaagaaaaaaaaagaaaaaatatactgtcgtcggctgttgttatccgatgtcttcttccgctgatcccgtcttatctttgggcctcccttcggtacttggtctttgtccgctgcctccgtgtatgacggctagccattcttcgtcgccgtttgcggcctcttcacgcggctctgcccgcgcttcaccgactccgtctacgtcggctcgccgcttgatacgtctccgacgtatcgataatttcttatgttccatgccatattattgatgatacctacatgttttatgcacactttatgtcatattcgtgcattttctggaactaacctattaacaagatgccgaagagccgcttcgttgttttctcgctgttttggtttcgaaatcctagtaacgaaatattctcggaattggacgaaatcaagactcagggtcctattttggcacgaagcttccggaagaccgaagaggagtcgaagtggggccacgaggggccgccaccatagggcggcgcggccaaggtcttggccgcgccgacctgtggtgtggggccctcgtgtggccccccacgttgcccttccgcctacttaaagcctccgtcgcgaaacccctgaggcgaaaaaccacgatacggaaaaccttactgagacgctgccgccgccaatcccatctcgggggattctggagatctccttcggcaccctgccggagaggggattcatctcccggaggactcttcaccgccatggtcgcctccggagtgatgagtgagtagttcacccctggactatgggtccatagcaatagctagatggttgtcttctcctcattgtgcttcattgttggatcttgtgagctgcctaacatgatcaagatcatctatccgtaatgctctatgttgtgtttgtcgggatccgatggatagagaataccatgttatgttaattatcaagttattacatatgtgttgtttatgatcttgcatgctctccgttattagtagaggctccggccaagtttttgctcttaactccaagagggagtatttatgctcgatagtgggttcatgcctcgcattgacactcgggacaagtgacgtgaaagttctaaggttgtgctgtgctgttgccactagggataaaacattgatgctatgtctaaggatgtagttgtcgattacattacgcaacatacttaatgcaattgtctgttgctttgcaacttaatactggaaggggttcggatgataacctgaaggtggactttttaggcatagatgcgattggatggcggtctatgtactttgtcgtaatgcccaattaaatctcactcgtacttatcatgacatgtatgtgcattgttatgccctctctatttgtcaattgcccgactgtaatttgttcacccaacatgtttttatcttatgggagagacacctctagtgaactcgtggaccccggtccattctttaatactcgaaatacaaatctgctcgcaatacttgttttaccgttttctctgcaaacaatcatcttccacacaatacggttaatcctttgttacagcaagccggtgagattgacaacctcatctgtttcgttggggcaaagtactttggttgtgttgtgcgagttccacgttggcgccggaatctctggtgttgcgccgcactacatcccgccgccatcaaccttcaacgtgcttcttggctcctcctggttcgataaaccttggtttctttctgagggaaaacttgctgctgtgcgcatcataccttcctcttggggttcccaacgaacgtgtgaaatacacgccatcaagcatatttgctggcaccgttgccggggagatcaagacacgctgcaaggggagtctccacttcccaacctctttactttgtttttgtcttgctttattttatttactactttgtttgctgcacttatatcaaaacacaaaaaaattagttgctagttttactttatttactgtcttgtttgctatatcaaaaacacaaaaaaattagtttacttgcatttactttatctagtttgttttatttactatcgttaaaatgagtaatcctgaagttgaagttcgttcgtttaagcaacaagggggagaatgtttaaaagatgcttggtatagaattagtgatgcccataataggtgcactaagaaacactccaccactatcctactcgagaatttttatgttggtatctctagctggaatagatatgttcttgattgtctcgcgggaggtaacttcctaggtgctcccgctttagaagctagttgcattattgagagtttatttggaacaccacctgttaatgaaattaaaattgaaacctcccttgaggatgttatgaaaaaattggaaaccatagagaaattttttagtgttgaaactaagttggagatgttacttgataaaactgataaacttgataaatccttaggaggaattgatgaaagaattagtgtcctaggaacttgtgttgaccatgataatcaaattaataggattggcaaacttgaaaaagctatgggaaccttgggttcaaccttttcatctttacagtttagagagaaagcttatgtgggaaaggaacaaaagtttatgtatgtctctaaagtgcctaaactaaagaaatattattataggcctaaaattgacaaagcccttagtaccactacagatgggggagcttatgatgttgatgcttcatctcttgataatacttgatatacactttctgcgcctagctgaaaggcgttaaagaaaagcgcttatgggagacaacccatgtttttactacagtatttttgttttatatttgagtcttggaagttgtttactactgtagcaaactctccttatattagttttatgttttgttgtgccaagtaaagtctttgatagtaaagtaaatactagatttggattactgcgcagaaacagatttctttgctgtcatgaatctgggtctaattctctgtaggtaactcagaaaattaagccaatttacgtgagtgatcctcagatatgtacgcaactttcattcaatttgggcattttcatttgagcaagtctggtgccctaataaaatccatctttacggactgttctgttttgacagattctgccttttatttcgcattgcctcttttgctatgttggatgaatttctttgatccattaatgtccagtagctttatgcaatgtccagaagtgttaacaatgattgtgtcacctctgaacatgttaatttttattgtgcactaaccctctaatgagttgtttcgagtttggtgtggaggaagttttcaaggatcaagagaggagtatgatgcaatatgatcaaggagagtgaaagctctaagcttggggatgccccggtggttcacccctgcatattctaagaagactcaagcgtctaagcttggggatgcccaaggcatccccttcttcatcgacaacattatcaggttcctcccccgaaactatatttttattccgtcacatcttatgcactttgcttggagcgtcggtttgtttttgtttttgttttgtttgaataaaatggatcctagcattcaccttgtgggagagagacacgctccgctgtagcatatggacaagtatgtccttaggctctactcatagtattcatggcgaagtttcttcttcgttaaattgttatatggttggaattggaaaatactacatgtagtaactctaaaatgtcttggataatttgatacttggcaattgttgtgctcatgtttaagctcttgcatcatatactttgcacccattaatgaagaaacacttagagcttgctaatttggtttgcatatttggtttctctagagtctagataacatctagtattgagttttgaacaacaaggaagacggtgtggagtcttataatgtttacaatatgtcttttatgtgagttttgtctgtaccgttcatccttgtgtttgtttcaaataaccttgctagcctaaaccttgtatcgagagggaatacttctcatgcatccaaaatccttgagccaaccactatgccatttgtgtccaccatacctacctactacatggtatttatccgccattccaaagtaaattgcttgagtgctacctttaaaattccatcattcacctttgcaatatatagctcatgggacaaatagcttaaaaaactattgtggtattgaatatgtacttatgcactttatctcttattaagttgcttgttgtgcgataaccatgtttcggggacgccatcaactactctttgttgaatatcatgtgagttgctatgcatgtacgtcttgtccgaagtaagagagatctaccacctttatggttggagcatgcatattgttagagaagaacattgggccgctaactaaagccatgattcatggtggaagtttcgattttggacatatatcctcaatttcatatgagaataataattgttgtcacatgcttatgcattaaagaggagtccattatctgttgtccatgttgtcccggtatggatgtctaagttgagaataatcaaaagcgagaaatccaaaatgcgagctttctccttagactttttgtacaggcggcatggaggtacccaattgtgacacttggttaaaacatgtgtattgcaaagatccgg encodes:
- the LOC124656055 gene encoding uncharacterized protein LOC124656055, with product MASELLAAPPPKSSSDLSTTTTATTTTTAANGTTTTATITTVSANGTTTTTTTTTVSTTTTTTPNAITAPATSTATTISSLSDDDLLEIFLRLPDLPALVRAALTCRSWLGAVRFSPAFRRLFRALHQAPLIGLFLELNGSTSPFFVPLRLSDYDVAAALRRGDFFLTSLPHSISGWSVADCRDGYILLWNKMDNNHLSLATLNPMTWAVDILPSPRGIAAESRRNFCVAGFHLQSSDENPCFFRVICVCNYQRRVRAVIFSSEKRDWVIHPWVDIGGNNSLKFKVGSLVDGSIYWPCHGERRMIRINIDTMDITSVDLPGQVEVDGYNFQAGDTKDGELCIVYESSFFLHVWIRSMDSDGTEIWAPQNIHNLSPEIDWTTQGITQDLDGFIKIMQVRSGYVHFSLTCMTPAGTQHCWFFSLSLETLKLDLLIEGKYNDYAYPYVMAWPPSLVADDGSIGHDAEGSH